Within Halobacterium jilantaiense, the genomic segment CTCCCCGAGACGTTCACCGCCGAAGACCTCTCTGCAACGGGGCTGACAGCCGGCCGCCGTCACATGGTGCTGTGGCACCTCGTCGAACACCCCGCGTTCCCGGTGGCGCTGGCGAGCCGGCAGCCGCTGACCGCCGAGAAGACGGCCGGCGACGACGCGGGTCGAAGCACCCGGCAGGACGGGGAGAAGACGGCAACGGGGGTGGCCGAGCCGTAGTCTTTTGCCCGGCGCGGGCGACCGTCTCCGCATGACGTTCTCCATCGTCGCGCGAGACCCCGAGACCGACGCGGTCGGCGTCGCCGTCCAGTCGAAGTTCGTGGCCGTCGGGTCCGTCGTCCCGTTCGCGAGCGCGGACGCCGGCGCTATCGCCACGCAGAGCTTCGCGAACGTCGCCTACGGACCCGAAGGGCTCGACCTGCTCCGGGAGGGACACTCGGCCGAAGAGGTCGTCGAGGAACTGACGAGCGCGGACGACGAGGCCCCGCAGCGACAGGTCGGGATTGTCGGGCAGGACGGCTCCGTGGCGGCGTTCACGGGAGAGGAGTGCTTCGACCACGCGAGCGACCGGCAGGGCGACCACTACACCGTGCAGGGCAACATCCTGGAGAACCGGGAGACCGTGGACGCGATGGGCGACGCCTTCGAGGCGACCGACGGCGGGCTGCCCGAGAAGCTGCTGGCGGCGCTCCAGGCCGGCAACGAGGCGGGCGGCGACCAGCGCGGCGAGCAGGGCGCGGCTCTGTACGTCGCGAAGCCCGAGGGCGGCTACGACGGTGGGAACGACCGCTGGGTCGACGTGCGCGTCGACGACCACGAACACCCAATCGACGAGCTCGAACGGGTGTTCCGCATCTACGACATCACGCTGCTCGAACGCGAGGACCCCGAGGAGTACCGCGAGCTCTCGGGAGAAACCGCCGAGTCCGTGCTCGCGACGCTGTCGGAGCTGGGGTTCTACGAGGACGAGCCGTCCGACGAGTTCGGCGAGGCCGAGCGCGAGGCGTTAGAGGAGTTCCGGGGGATGAACAACTTCGAGAACCACGACCTCGACGCGCTCGAGGACGCGCTCGCTCGCGGCTGGAGCGACGCGGACGGCGACGGCGAGGATCGGGTCGTGAACGCCATCTGGCACGGCATCTCGCGGCTCGACCGGAAGTAGCCGGAGGGCGGCGTTTCTTACCGCTGGAGCGGGTAGCGTGAGGCATGCGCGACGAGGAGGAGATACGGGAGCAGTACGAGTTTCTGGTCGAGGAACTGGACTCCGAAGACATGAACCACGAGGGCGTCAGGCAGATGTTCACGTACTACCGGCGGGCGCTGGGCTGGGTGCTCGAAGAAGAGCACATGTAGCGGCAGCTCTTTCGCTGGGAGATAGATTTATTACGTTGCCCCGTCTTGACTCAGGTGACGCTTCGCTTGGAGGGCCGAAGCGTCAGCGGGGACCAATTCAGGGCGGCTGCGGGGCCGGAGTTTCCGGCCTCGCATCCTTTTCCGTTGCACTACGTTCGACAGCGGCCGCTGTGCGTCGATACCGGTGGTTCGTCAGTGAGCAGACAGCGGTGGGTCTGCGAGCCGTCGGGCTACGAGATGTCGAGGCCGGTGGCGTCGCTGCCGTCGGCGTCGCCCTCGTCCCACTCCAGTTCGAACTCGACGCTGTGTTCGTCGGGTCCGCTGCCCGTCTCCAGTTCGGCTTTCACCTCGAACGTGACAGAGGCCGGCGGGTCGAGGGTGAGGGAGTCGCCGCCCGCCGACAGCGTCAGCGGCTCGCCGGCGTCAAGTTTGTCGGCGACGGTGCGGAGGTAGTCGGCCACGTCGCTGCGGTCCTGGCGGAGTTCGCTCTCGAACAGCACTTCTTCTGGCATACACCACAGTACGAGGGAGTCACACATAAGCACGCTGGGCGGACATGTCACGTTCGCAGAATCGGTGTGGGCGGGCGCTCTGCCACGTTCCTGCCACCACACTTATGCTCGCCGGCACGTAATTTATACCGAGTACGAGACATATGCACGACCTGACAGGCTTCCAGCGAGACCTGCTCTACGTCGTCGCCGGCCTCGACGACCCGCACGGACTCGCCATCAAGGAGGAACTCGAAGACTACTACGAGTCCGAAATCCACCACGGCCGGCTCTACCCGAACCTCGACACACTCGTCGACAAGGGCCTCGTCGACAAGGGCGAACTCGACCAGCGCACGAACTACTACACGCTCACCCGCCGCGGCACCCGCGAACTGGAGGCGCGCCGCGACTGGGAGGCCCAGTACGCCGACCTGTCGTAGGATGGTGTCCTCGCGGCTCGCGACGGCCGCTGCCGGCGTCGTCGTCAGCCTCGCCGTCAGCGCCGTGCTCTGGTGGTACTTCGACGTCGCGCTGTTCTTGCTCGCGGTCCCGTTCGTCCCGTTCCTCTTCAGGAGTCGCGGCGGGGACGACGACCGGCCGTCTGTTCGCTCGTGCCCCGAGTGCGGCTTCCGGACCCGGAACCCGTCGTTCGAGCACTGCCCGCGGGACGGCACGCGGCTGCGGGAGAACTGACGCCTCGCGGTCAGCGCGTCCCGGCTGAATCGTCGCCCGTCGCTCCGTCGGTCGTGTCTCCGGTGCCGTCGTCCACCGACGCGTCGCCGTCAGTCCGCTGGTCGTTCACGGTGTCTGCCTCCGCCGCTGCGGCCGAGTACGTGGGGTCGTCGCTCGGCGCGGCCGGCCCGTGGGTCTCCCCGTTCGGCACCGGGTCGATCTCCACGCCGGCGACGAGTTCGGGCAGCACGAGCCGGGCGAAGTGGACGACCAGCACGAGCACCATGGGGCCGAGGAACAGGCCGTACCAGCCCCAGAGGAGCGGCCCGAACACGTACGCGAGAATCACGAGCCCGAGGTGGAGGTCCCGTCCGGAGACGTACGGCCGCACCACGAGGTCCGGGATGAAGTCCACGACGACCGCGGCGACGGCGACGAACACGACGACGAACAGGAAGCCGGCGTCGCCCTGAAACGACGAGAACGCCAGCCAGCCCGCCAGCGGTATCCAGACGAGTTTGATGCCGACGACGGGGATGAGGCTCGCGGCACCCGTCAGCATCCCCAGCAGCGTCGGGTACGGGATACCGACGCCGGCCGGCGAGACGGCGTTCAGGGCGTTGTAGGAGACGGCGGCGACGACGCCCGTGATGAACGCGAAGACGATGTTCCCGAAGAAGATGTTCGAGAAGTCGCGGTCGACGGCGTCCGTGTACGCGGCCAGAACGCCGTCGTCGTCCGCGAACCGGCGGCGGAACCAGTCCGCGAGCCGGTGGTCGTCCCGCAGCAGGTAGAACGCGATGGTGATGACGGCGAACAGGTGGATGAACGCCGTCGTGAGGAGGCCGAGGTAGCCGGCGGCGTTCTCGGCGATGGTGCTGAGCGCGGACTGCACGGACGGCTGATCAAGCAGTGACTG encodes:
- a CDS encoding DUF1028 domain-containing protein, translated to MTFSIVARDPETDAVGVAVQSKFVAVGSVVPFASADAGAIATQSFANVAYGPEGLDLLREGHSAEEVVEELTSADDEAPQRQVGIVGQDGSVAAFTGEECFDHASDRQGDHYTVQGNILENRETVDAMGDAFEATDGGLPEKLLAALQAGNEAGGDQRGEQGAALYVAKPEGGYDGGNDRWVDVRVDDHEHPIDELERVFRIYDITLLEREDPEEYRELSGETAESVLATLSELGFYEDEPSDEFGEAEREALEEFRGMNNFENHDLDALEDALARGWSDADGDGEDRVVNAIWHGISRLDRK
- a CDS encoding amphi-Trp domain-containing protein, which produces MPEEVLFESELRQDRSDVADYLRTVADKLDAGEPLTLSAGGDSLTLDPPASVTFEVKAELETGSGPDEHSVEFELEWDEGDADGSDATGLDIS
- a CDS encoding PadR family transcriptional regulator is translated as MHDLTGFQRDLLYVVAGLDDPHGLAIKEELEDYYESEIHHGRLYPNLDTLVDKGLVDKGELDQRTNYYTLTRRGTRELEARRDWEAQYADLS
- a CDS encoding AI-2E family transporter; protein product: MARFDDLDRGRATWWVAAAVLAAVLAFVVYTFVGTFVLGFFLYYATRPVYRRLKGRLGPSSVAAIVSLVILALPAILLVAYTTAVGLQELNAVLDAQGADLGQLEALLAPYLDVSQAVEDPQSLLDQPSVQSALSTIAENAAGYLGLLTTAFIHLFAVITIAFYLLRDDHRLADWFRRRFADDDGVLAAYTDAVDRDFSNIFFGNIVFAFITGVVAAVSYNALNAVSPAGVGIPYPTLLGMLTGAASLIPVVGIKLVWIPLAGWLAFSSFQGDAGFLFVVVFVAVAAVVVDFIPDLVVRPYVSGRDLHLGLVILAYVFGPLLWGWYGLFLGPMVLVLVVHFARLVLPELVAGVEIDPVPNGETHGPAAPSDDPTYSAAAAEADTVNDQRTDGDASVDDGTGDTTDGATGDDSAGTR